One genomic window of Quercus robur chromosome 6, dhQueRobu3.1, whole genome shotgun sequence includes the following:
- the LOC126689265 gene encoding mitogen-activated protein kinase 15, translated as MQPDQRRKSAVDVDFFTEYGEGSRYRIEEVIGKGSYGVVCSAYDTHTGEKVAIKKINDIFEHVSDATRILREIKLLRLLRHPDIVEIKHILLPPSRREFKDIYVVFELMESDLHQVIKANDDLTPEHYQFFLYQLLRGMKYIHTANVFHRDLKPKNILANADCKLKICDFGLARVAFNDTPTAIFWTDYVATRWYRAPELCGSFFSKYTPAIDIWSIGCIFAELLTGKPLFPGKNVVHQLDLMTDMLGTPSADAIARVRNEKARRYLCSMRKKKPIPFSHKFPNADPLALRLLERMLAFEPKDRPTAEEALADPYFKGLAKVEREPSAQPVTKMEFEFERRRITKEDVRELIYREILEYHPKMLKEQLEGSEPTGFMYPSAVDHFKKQFAFLEEHYGKGGTVAPLERQHASLPRACVLYSDNSVQNSAEVADDLSKCSIKEVEKPHMDRNSGIPVTRLPIQVPQSIQGVAARPGKVVGSVLRYNNCGAAATAEALEQRRMSRNAAGTTQYTASNGSYPRRNPNCKNERCEDDGVESSNGLQPKPPQYMVRKVAAAQGGAGGHWY; from the exons ATGCAGCCTGATCAGAGAAGAAAG TCAGCAGTGGATGTAGACTTTTTCACAGAATATGGTGAGGGGAGCAGGTACAGAATTGAGGAAGTAATTGGTAAAGGAAGCTATGGCGTTGTTTGCTCTGCATATGATACACATACTGGAGAAAAGGTAgcaatcaagaaaataaatgacattTTTGAACATGTCTCTGATGCCACTCGTATCCTTCGTGAGATTAAACTTCTTAGACTCCTGCGTCATCCAGACATTGTGGAGATCAAGCACATCCTGTTACCACCTTCCAGGAGGGAATTCAAAGATATATATGTTGTTTTTGAACTCATGGAATCTGACTTACACCAGGTTATTAAAGCAAATGACGATTTGACGCCAGAACATTAtcagttttttctttatcaGCTTCTTCGAGGCATGAAGTACATACACACAG CAAATGTCTTTCACCGGgatctaaaacccaaaaatatcctAGCAAATGCTGACTGCAAACTCAAAATCTGTGACTTTGGTCTTGCGAGAGTAGCTTTTAATGATACACCCACAGCTATTTTCTGGACG GACTACGTTGCAACACGTTGGTACAGGGCTCCTGAATTGTGTGGATCCTTTTTTTCAAAG TATACACCAGCAATAGATATATGGAGCATTGGCTGCATCTTTGCAGAACTTTTGACTGGAAAACCTCTTTTTCCTGGGAAAAACGTAGTCCATCAATTAGATCTAATGACTGATATGTTGGGAACGCCATCTGCTGACGCCATTGCCAGG GTTCGCAATGAAAAGGCTCGGAGATACTTATGCAGcatgagaaagaagaagcccATTCCTTTCTCCCATAAGTTCCCAAATGCAGATCCACTTGCACTTCGTTTATTAGAAAGAATGCTGGCATTTGAACCCAAGGATCGACCTACTGCTGAAGAG GCACTTGCTGATCCATACTTCAAGGGCTTGGCCAAGGTTGAGAGGGAGCCTTCTGCACAACCAGTTACCAAGATGGAATTTGAATTTGAGAGGCGAAGAATAACAAAGGAAGATGTGAGAGAGCTTATCTACCGAGAGATTCTGGAGTATCATCCAAAGATGCTGAAAGAACAGTTGGAGGGATCTGAGCCAACAGGCTTCATGTATCCAag TGCTGTTGACCATTTTAAGAAGCAATTTGCTTTTCTCGAGGAGCATTATGGAAAAGGTGGAACTGTTGCTCCACTTGAGAGGCAACATGCATCATTACCCAG GGCATGTGTATTATATTCAGATAACTCAGTACAGAATTCAGCAGAGGTTGCAGATGATCTTTCTAAGTGTAGTATCAAAGAAGTTGAGAAGCCACATATGGACAGGAATAGTGGGATCCCTGTCACTAGGCTACCAATTCAAGTTCCCCAAAGTATCCAAG GAGTTGCTGCAAGGCCTGGGAAAGTTGTTGGTTCAGTTTTGCGGTACAACAATTGTGgggcagcagcaacagcagAGGCTCTTGAACAGCGGAGGATGTCTAGAAATGCAGCTGGTACAACTCAATATACTGCTTCAAACGGCTCATATCCAAGAAGAAACCCAAATTGCAAAAATGAGAGGTGTGAAGATGATGGGGTTGAAAGTTCTAATGGGCTTCAGCCAAAGCCTCCTCAGTATATGGTAAGGAAAGTTGCCGCTGCTCAAGGTGGAGCTGGAGGTCACTGGTACTGA
- the LOC126690324 gene encoding L10-interacting MYB domain-containing protein-like, whose translation MGKGKSNDAGNDVRTGCKDPTELKTFCDLCTAQVLDGKRSGGYLRKEEVDVVIKQLGEMGKVVTHMQFKTKWDHLRKQWKSWKEVFEHETGLGYDPVTGKIEATDEWWT comes from the coding sequence ATGGGTAAGGGGAAATCGAATGACGCTGGTAATGATGTGAGAACTGGGTGTAAAGATCCAACggaactaaaaactttttgtgatttgtgtaCTGCTCAAGTCCTAGACGGCAAGAGGAGTGGAGGATATTTGAGAAAGGAAGAGGTTGATGTAGTGATTAAACAATTAGGTGAAATGGGAAAAGTAGTGACTCACATGCAGTTTAAAACCAAATGGGATCATCTGAGAAAACAGTGGAAGAGTTGGAAGGAGGTTTTTGAGCATGAGACTGGGTTGGGTTATGATCCTGTAACTGGGAAAATTGAGGCCACTGATGAGTGGTGGACCTGA